The following coding sequences are from one Macaca mulatta isolate MMU2019108-1 chromosome 7, T2T-MMU8v2.0, whole genome shotgun sequence window:
- the OR4E2 gene encoding olfactory receptor 4E2, with amino-acid sequence MDTLNQTRVTEFVFLGLTDNWVLEMLFFMAFSAIYVLTLSGNILIIIATVFTPSLHTPMYFFLSNLSFIDICHSSVTVPKMLEGLLLERKTISFDNCITQLFFLHLFACAEIFLLIIMAYDRYVAICTPLHYPNVMNMRVCVQLVFALWLGGTVHSLGQTFLTIRLPYCGPNIIDSYFCDVPLVIKLACTDTYLTGILIVSNSGTISLACFLAMVTSYTVILVSLRKHSAEGRWKALSTCSAHFMVVALFFGPCIFIYTRPDTSFSIDKVVSVFYTVVTPLLNPFIYTLRNEEVKSAMKQLRQRQVFFTKSYI; translated from the coding sequence ATGGACACTCTAAACCAAACAAGAGTGACTGAATTTGTCTTCTTGGGACTCACTGATAACTGGGTGCTGGAGATGCTGTTTTTCATGGCATTCTCAGCCATCTATGTGCTAACGCTTTCGGGGAACATTCTCATCATCATTGCCACAGTCTTTACTCCAAGTCTCCATACCCCCATGTATTTCTTCCTGAGCAATCTGTCCTTTATTGACATCTGCCATTCATCTGTCACTGTGCCTAAGATGTTGGAGGGTTTGCTTTTAGAGAGAAAGACCATTTCCTTTGACAACTGCATCACACAGCTCTTCTTCCTACATCTCTTTGCCTGTGCTGAGATCTTTCTGCTGATCATTATGGCGTATGATCGTTACGTGGCTATCTGCACTCCACTCCACTACCCCAATGTGATGAACATGAGAGTCTGTGTACAGCTTGTCTTTGCTCTCTGGTTGGGGGGTACCGTTCACTCACTAGGGCAGACCTTCTTGACTATTCGTCTACCTTACTGTGGCCCCAACATTATTGACAGCTACTTCTGTGATGTGCCTCTTGTTATCAAGCTGGCCTGCACAGATACATACCTCACAGGAATACTGATTGTGTCCAATAGTGGAACCATCTCCCTCGCCTGTTTCTTGGCCATGGTCACCTCCTATACGGTCATCCTGGTTTCTCTTCGAAAACACTCAGCTGAAGGGCGCTGGAAAGCCCTGTCTACTTGCTCGGCCCACTTCATGGTGGTTGCCCTCTTCTTTGGGCCATGTATCTTCATCTATACTCGGCCAGACACCAGCTTCTCCATTGACAAGGTGGTGTCTGTCTTCTACACAGTGGTCACCCCTTTGCTGAATCCCTTCATTTACACCTTGAGGAATGAGGAGGTAAAAAGTGCCATGAAGCAGCTCAGGCAGAGACAAGTTTTTTTCACGAAATCATATATATAA